tacactaaggtctaggagcacgaggacagatgcagagcctcggtctgatgccattaaaaggtcatttacctgtctcagtgctatgatggggtctaaaaccagacttccagtttggtgtggcgccatttccgttccaattttctggaagcttgcttcagagctcgggtattttctgtataccagggagctagtttctagGGGtacaactgcatctagggtaatgcgcaaggttaaattgagttcctcagttaggtggtaaactgatttttgtcctctgacgtcctgaagagctggaggtgatcactgaagAGCTGGAGGTAATCTCTGAAAAGCACTATGCTGTTCATTCTAAAACGTGTTCTGGGAATGGATCATTGGTAAATTACCAACACATTTTGTGCGAACGGCACACTTTTTGCTgtagagagggataggggagACCAGAGAAGATTCTAACGTGAGGTTAGTTGTAACAGCCAAATTACTGAAATTCTAAACCACTTAGAAAGTTGTTATTATTGTGGCTTGTGACAGCTGCCACATTTTAGATATTGTAGGAATTATTTCTGActtatagttattattattattctttaaAATGCTACTCCTTAAACTAGAAAACGTTCCAACTTTAAAAAGGGTACACTGGTCTCGAATAGTGTGCTTGCATACaactttttgtaaaaaaaattgtccaACATCCACTTTCATGGGATTTCCTCAGCATTTTAAAGGTTCCATTGTGATATCATCACTCCCAACATTCTATTGTACTCCATGTAAACTTTGACACAAATCTGCTACTTGGACCCCTTTCTCAACAACTTAGACAAAAAGTTAGAGCGTGTGAAATCTTATTCTACTCCTCTGCTATTCAAATCTGAATTCAGAGCAGAATTATCTGGTACCAATAAAAATGACAGCTATTTTAGGAACCGCATTAACTACTTTTTGTCTCAACTTTAACAAACAACTTGACATTTGTATCACTTACCCAGCGCTTTAGACAAAAACTGAAAGAGTATGACATCTTGGTCTACTCCTCTGCTATTTATACATAACTGTGGCTTTGTTCAGGGGCCAATACCATTATAACCATACGACATGGAGtcaaagtgcattcggaaagtattcagacccttgactttttccacattttgttacattacagccttattctaaaatgcattaaataaaacaagtttctcatcaatctacactgccccataatgacaaagaaaaaacagggttttagaaatgtttgcaaatgtattaaaaataaaaacagaaataccttacttacataagtattcagacaatttgctatgagacttgaaattgacctcaggtgcatcctgtttccattgatcatccttgagatgtttctacaacttgattggaggccacctgtggtacattcaattgattggacatgatttggaaaggcacacacctgtctatataaggtcccacagttgacattgcatctcagagcaaaaagcaagtcatgaggtcaaaggaattgtccgtagagttccgagtacaggattgtgttgaggcacagatctgtgtatgggttccaaaaaatgtctgcatcattgaaggtccccaagaacacagtggcctccatcattcttaaatgaaagaagtttagaaccaccaagactcttcctaagctggccgcccggccaaactgagcaatcgaagGAGAAGGGCTTTGgatagggaggtgaccaacaacccgatggtcactctgaccaagctccagagttcctctgtggagatggcagaaccttccagaaggagaactatctctgccgcactccaccaatcaggcttttatattagagtggccagacggaagtcacacctcagtaaaaggcacataacagcccgcttggagttttccaaggcacctaaaggactcacagaccatgagaaacaagattctctaatctgatgaaaccaagattgaactctttggcctgaatgctaagcgtcacgtctggaagaaacctggcaccatccctatgatgaagtatggtggtggcagcatccttctgtggggatgtttttcagtggctgggactgggagactagtcaggattgagggaaagatgaactgagcaaagtacagaatgATCCTAGATTAAATTATTTtcatccagagtgctcaggacctcagacttaggtgaaggttcacctttcaacaggacaacgacactaagcaaacggccaagacaatgcaggagtggcatcgggaaaagtctctaaatgtccttgagtggcccatccagagcccgTACTTaaaccgatcaaacatctctggagagacctgaaaatagctttgcagcaactgtgacgaccctcccactctgtctgccgtattctctctttgttgtttccttattaggatgctggtgggcggagttgggagggtcgtcagctacatgggaaacacctgggcccggtgtctcccaggataaatacaccacttccccattcatggaggagactctctccatgcagacacctttatggattttgttgtgtttcttggtggttcTTGGGTTGTTTGCTTTAGcatctttcaacaccctgcattatcacattcatgcatgcaaaacactcacttacactactgattacacacaccattgtatattttccttagttgctttagttaataaatatatattttgttacgccttatctccacgttgtctcccttttgttacagactttgagccggttcgtgacacaaCTCACCCCATCCAAGCTGatatagcttgagaggatctgcagagaagaatgggaaaaacttcccaaatacaggtgtgccaagcttgaagcatTATGCCCCAAAAGACttggctgtaatcactgccaaaggtccttcaacaaagtactgagtgaatgtgatatttcagttttctatTATGTTTTACTTGCAAAAAAATCtctttaaaacctgtttttgctttgttgttatgggatattgtgtgtagattgatgagggggaaatgaACAATTTAATCCATGTAAGAATAAgactaacataacaaaatgtggaaaaagtgtcacgccctgactgtagagagcgttttatgtctctattttggtttggtcagggtgtgatttgggtgggcagtctatgttctatgattttctatttctatgtctttggccaggtgtggttctcaatcagaggcagctgtctatcgtctctgattgagaaccatacttaggtacccttttcccccacctgttttgtgggaagttaactttgtctttgttcagggcacatagcccaaagcatcatggtttggattttgttcttcgttttgttggcgtcatttttgaataaaaagaaaatgtacgcttaccatgctgcactttggtccagtccttcagccagcagTGACAAAAAGTCAagttgtctgaatactttctgaatgactGTAGTGCATTTAGTGGCAACCTATTTTAGAAACTCATTATACACATTATTATAGTCTTTGCTGATTTGGGGAAAACAGTAATTACATGCATACAGATACCAGCAAGGGTCAGTGTGTATTATTCCCCATATAAAAGTAAATACTTCAGAATTTTTTTGCACTACATAGAGGTTGTCTTAACTCCCGcccccttctccccttctctctcacatGATCAAGTGGCCCCTTCACATAACTTATCTACCGCTGTAGGAGACCTTCACGGTGCACTGATGCAGCCCTTTCGCAACAAAAACATGCAGACAAGAATATATATTTTACTGTGAAGAATTATTGCAAAGTTAACGGACTTTATGACATTCTTTCGGATACATCGAAAGTAggctactttaaaaaaaacttttttaccATTGTAGGGTAagtgaaatgctgaaataaaCCAATAGATCTGTATAAATTTATGAAACATTGAGTCGTTCGTTTAACATTTGTACCTCTTACTTCAATATGTCTTTAGCCATTATACATAAGGCATATTGATCTTGTTTTGCTCATTTTGGGCTTCTACAATCACACTTAAACACTCTTGCTGGACACCACCAGAAAGTCCAGATAAGGATTTTGTGGCAGCGGCAGCATGGGGGCTGGTTTCGAATTTGAACCATGCAGAGAAACCTCATAGGAGCAGAGAATGAGCTAGTGAAATGAGACTGTAtggccactactctactgttttggaaaaatgataataaattatACAAAATGCATGAAGTTAAGGCAAATAGCCATATACAGGTCCACAGAtaaagaaaatatatttaaaaatgcAATTTTTACTTGTCCAATATTGAGCCTCTTGCAGTCTTATTGTTTTCTTTTTAAAACCCTAGAAGTTGATAATTGTATTGCAGTACTTCCAAGATTGATCGTATTCTTTAATTATTTCCACATAGTTTTGCTGATGTAAATACATAGACCTAAAAGATGGCTGAAATAGTgcaactgtatgaatatactgtacattcaTGTTTGTTTGAGATAATCAAATGTACAACATACATCCAGCCAAAGCCTCCCAAAGTGTGGAGGTGTAGCACCATAGTTGTCAGTTTGAACTCAGGAACTTACATTGAAAGCCATCATTAATGTAAGTTAAGAAAAGAAAGGGAGGAAGTACATGATGTACTGAAGATATCGTATCTTCATTCCgctaaaacaataaaataacatgttGTGCCAgattcctggacacagattataTTTAGTAAAAGCCTAAAAACGCTCTCCATTGAAATTGCTTTTTGGTCCAGGATTTAGCTTGATCTGTATCCGGGAATCCGACCCTTTAAGCTACTCGTAACTACAACTTTTTCCCTCAAGTAATTCATATTTTTTCTAACTTAAATTCTTTACCCCCAGGTGCAATGAGTGAATAACTTTCTACCGGGTTTAATAACAGAGGCTTCTGGgagaacaacaacaaccaaaggtTCTGAAGTCTGAACGCACCCTGgtactgacctttgacctctagcCATGTCTCAGAGTAACCCCTCCTTCCAGCTCATCCAGACTCTGAGGAAGTCTCCCGCTGTGTTCCGCCGCCGGTTCCACCTCCGGCCCAACCGCACCGCTACCCTCTCCCACGGGGATCCCCTCTACAAGGTGCTCTACCTGGGCACTGAGAAAATCTACTCCCTGGATCTGGAGCAGGCCCAGGGGGCCATAGGCCTGCTGCTCCAGCAGTGGGCCCCGGGGGCCCCTGAGAAACTGTGCAAGGAGCACGCTCTGGTGTTGCGGCGGCGTTACATAGAGGTGAAGGAGATTGCCACGGGGAGACAGCTCGCTAAGACCTATCTGAGAGACATTGCGTTCTGCGCGGCCGACACCAAGCACCCCAATGTGTTCCTGTACATCTGTAAGCAGCAAGGCCAGCAACTGCAGTTACAGTGCAAGATATTCTGGTGCACCAGTGCTGAGAGAGCTAAGGACATCACCGCTTGTCTGGCAAGGAGCTTTCAAACGGCTCTTAGTGATTGGCAGGGGCAGGGTAGCGAGACCAATCACATGGAGAAAGGGGAGGGATCATCGGAGGTGGATGGACTGTCAGTCATCCCAAGCCTTCATACTAATACCTCCTCTGCTCTATCAGGAGCTCTAAGGACAGGTGAGAGTGTTTTGAGATGATTTTGTTATTACTATTCTGTAGGCTACCGGTGATTGAAATTGATGTTGTTTGTGGCAAGTTTGTGTCAAGgccttttaaatatattttaattgatTTGAAAATGAATGTGTCCCTTTGAGTTCTACAGAGGCTTCAATAAAGCAATTTATTGTTTAATTTGCGAGTGTGTGACTTGGTGTTGCTAACGgtcctgtttgtctgtttgtgaaGACAGGTCGCTGGAGGAGTAGGGGTGTGGCTACTCTGTGTCCTCTCAGAGCgatgaggaaggagaggacaggcagCACCACCACCAATGACAGCACACAGTCAACCATTTGATATTTGACTTTGACTCTCTCTGCCAACTGATAATCTATTGGGCCTAGCAGAGCCTCACTAGCTCCTGCAGTACCCACCAGTATTGAAGAATGGACCACTGCCAAACTAAGCTTGGAGCCCAGAactacattttgtgtgtgtgctggcCAGCTGCACTGTGTGTCTGTCATGAGAGACTGCTGCCAAACATATTCTTATTATGGACTTGATTAAAGCTAAGGGTGTGACTCAAAAGCCCCACATGCCACAGAGCACCCCTTTATCACCACCAACAGGATCATTGTGTTTACGCCTGAGCACTATTTTGGCTTGGtttgaattttttattttatttaactaggcaagtcagttaagaacaaattcttatttacaatgacggcctaccccggccaagttacatgggtttccattgcattttcaactctactgatggctTTGTTACCAAGAAAATGGACTTATGTAGTgagtgtgcccactctggtattggcacgtTCACATTAGCCAACAGCTCGCATAATACAGTACacgtatagcctacatgatgataTTACTATGGACAAAAGAGcgagattatttttatttatcaaaCAGCAGCCAAGCATCAATCATCGTGTCACCAGCATAAGAGCCTCAATATTTATTgcaaaggagcatcaagctcatcactttTCACTTTCACCATCCTGTGcagttcatcatcatttatttcatctgtagcctaataaactgcagcCTAATAatgctttcccgagtcgtagtgggaggaccacacatgtCATTGCGTGACTTCAAATTTTATTTGATATAAAGGTCATTCCCAGCTAGCACAGAACGTTCCTGTAACATTCCCTAAAGGTTCTCCTTTGGTTCTTAGAAAAATAACTTTCACAGAATGTTCTTTCACAGAGTTGAAAGTGCATGAGAAAACAATACATTTACGAAGTGATTAATCGGTTTCTGATTCTTTGTCTCATTTACAGCTCCGTTTTGTCAAGTATTTTACTAGTTTAAAAGGTGAGCAGGTTTACTTTACTACTACAATAGACACTCACCGAACAGTTCATTAGGTACAACACCCTGTTCAGAAAATGGATTGCTCTTACAGCTATTAGTCCGCTTCTCTAAACAGATTTCACACAAATATTATTTtgtatacagcaccagtcaaaagtttggacacacctactcattcaagcatttttcttacttttttctacattgtagaacaatagtgaagacattgaaataacatatatggaataatgtagtaactaAAAATGTGTTACTAAAGAGGCCAAATATCTTCTTAAAATTAAAACcatttgtgactagggggcagtattttcatttttggaaaaataacgttcccgtagtaaacgggatattttgtcaggacaagatgctagaatatgcatataattgacagcttaggatagaaaacactctaaagtttccaaaactgtaaaaatattgaatgtgagtataacagaactgatattgcaggcgaaagcctgagaaaaatccaatccggaagtgcctcatgttttgaaagcgctgcgttccaatgcgtccctactgagcagtgaatgggctatcaaccagattactttttctccgtattccccaaggtgtctacagcattgtgacgtagttttacgcatttatgttgaagaatacccgtaagcggctacattgcgcaagtggtcacctgatgctctaAGAGTGATTCTctcgtaaaatacagaggtagccattattccaatcggtcctactgaaaaaccaattgtctcggtggatatattatcgaatagatatttgaaaaacaccttaagGCTTGAttttaaacaacgtttgccatgcttctgtcgatattatggagctaatttggaatattctTCGGTGTTTtcatgactgcaatttccgggcgatttctcagccaaacgtgaagaacaaacggagctatttcgcctacaaaaataatacttttggaaaaaaggaacattggctatctaactgggagtctcgtgagtgaaaacatccgaaactcatcaaaggtaaatgatttaatttgattgcttttctgatttccgtgaccaagttacctgctgctagctggacaaaatgctatgctaggctatcgataaacttacactttcaccataaaaatgcacttttataataaaagcattacatgcattaATTGTGATGCACCatctggattcggtcttatgtagcaaaatgtgaaatggtgttttttacattgcaTAAAAGTAGATACTTAGAGCTACAACATGGTACATCATATaatgcatttgaggaacaatgggaaagtaattctgctttgaaagttgatcaacttgtaaagtcacttttgagaaaatattatttgtctacacccattcagcatcgttcacaccctattagctttagccccacccatctcgtttcgctctcggagcgcacactTGACACTCTGTctgatgatttgtttacctcttgataacatgaaaacagcctaaccagctctgttggcaacaatttcattacgcttttttgcagACGTGTACTGACACCGGCTGTATTCAACGTAacattagctaacgagccagccagctaatgttagctagctaaacaacaatgaacaaagtgccaacaatgccaacattaggctctaactagaaaagcaaaaTGCTCTGCGAAACAAATAATAACGtccgttagggttaggtttttgttTATAAGGTATC
Above is a genomic segment from Oncorhynchus clarkii lewisi isolate Uvic-CL-2024 chromosome 33, UVic_Ocla_1.0, whole genome shotgun sequence containing:
- the LOC139392911 gene encoding low density lipoprotein receptor adapter protein 1-A-like isoform X2, which encodes MSQSNPSFQLIQTLRKSPAVFRRRFHLRPNRTATLSHGDPLYKVLYLGTEKIYSLDLEQAQGAIGLLLQQWAPGAPEKLCKEHALVLRRRYIEVKEIATGRQLAKTYLRDIAFCAADTKHPNVFLYICKQQGQQLQLQCKIFWCTSAERAKDITACLARSFQTALSDWQGQGSETNHMEKGEGSSEVDGLSVIPSLHTNTSSALSGALRTDRSLEE
- the LOC139392911 gene encoding low density lipoprotein receptor adapter protein 1-A-like isoform X1 produces the protein MSQSNPSFQLIQTLRKSPAVFRRRFHLRPNRTATLSHGDPLYKVLYLGTEKIYSLDLEQAQGAIGLLLQQWAPGAPEKLCKEHALVLRRRYIEVKEIATGRQLAKTYLRDIAFCAADTKHPNVFLYICKQQGQQLQLQCKIFWCTSAERAKDITACLARSFQTALSDWQGQGSETNHMEKGEGSSEVDGLSVIPSLHTNTSSALSGALRTGRWRSRGVATLCPLRAMRKERTGSTTTNDSTQSTI